GAGCAGGCTCACGCCGCCCAGGCTGAGGAGGTCGAAGGCGAAGTACGCGACCGCTTTCCAGGTGCGGTTCTGCAGGAGCCCGAAGTCGGGACGGCCGTGCTCGTCGAGGGCGACGATCTCGCCGTCCAGCACCGCCGGGCGGCCCCCGAGCGCGTCGCCGAGCGCGCCGGCCAGCTGCGGGAATCTGGCGGTGAAGTCGTTGTCGTTGCGGCTGGTCAGCAGCGTGCTCCCGTCCGGCGCGACGCGCATGGTCGCCCGGTAACCGTCCCATTTGAACTCATACGCGTACGCCGGGTCGTCGCGCAGCCTGCCGCCGTCGGGCGAGGCCAGCATCGGCTCGATCGCGGGCGGCATGCCGCCGGCCACTTCGGACATTCGGGCACCTCCGCGCACCACCGTAAGCCGAACCCGCCGGATCCGCCGCCGTAAGATGGCCGGGTCCACGACGGAGGGGGCCAGGACCGGTGCCGAGCAAGGATTTCGAACGGATCATCCGCAAGCTGCGCGACGTCGAACGCGGCAGCGGCCGCGACTACACGTCGTTCAGCGTGCACGGCAAGCGCTTCGGCTACCACTGGCCGCGCACGGACACGGTCGGGCTCAAGCAGACCATCGCGGAGCAGCAGGCACTCGTCGCGGAACGGCCGGACGTCTTCGAGGAACAGTTCACCTCCGGCGGATTCGGCTGGGTGGTGGTGCGGCTGAGCGGCATCGAGGCCGACGAACTGGCCGAACTCGTCTACGAGGCGTGGCGGCTGTCGGCCCCGGAGGACCTGGCGGCCGAGGTTCCGCTCCCCCAGCTCTGACAATCCGGCATATCGGGTCACGACCCGGCCGGTTCCGGCGATCTTCTTCTTCGGGTTCCGGAGAAGGGGGTCCCCGGGGTCGCGGCGATCGGGGCAGGTGCTGGCGGCGTTCGGGGTGCTGGCGGTGGGAACGTTCCTGAACGGAGTCCACATCGGACCGAGCCCGCGCGCATGAGTCCACGCTGGACAGTCCACAAACGACAGTGCGCCCCGGCCGGGAAGGCCGGGGCGCACCACAAGAGTCACCAGGGGTTGTTGTCCTGCTCGTCCGGATCGATCCCGCCCGGACGGCGGCCCTGCGGCGGCGAAGCGGGTCCGCCGGGCGCGGGCGGACGAGGCGCACCGCTCGCCGGGGGCGGCGACGCGGGCGGCTCCGGCGTTTCTTCCGCGCTGTCCTGCTGTTCGGCCGGGTCCGGGTCGGGGTCCGGGAAGCGGGTGCGGAGCGAATCGAGCATGACGGCGCGGGTGTCCGGGTCCTCGTCGCCGAGGCTGCGGCCCATCACCTCGGCCACGCGGTCGGTGATGCCCGACTGCGCCTTGCGCATCGTCTCGAGCACCATCCGGGAGAGCTCCTCCGGCGGGACGGTGCGCGTGCGGGAACTGAACACCAGGTCGGACACGACCCCGTCGGCCCCGACGGTGACCTTGACGGTCCCGTCCGGGCTCGTCGCGGTCAGCCGCAGCCGCTCGGTTTCCTGCTGGGCCGCCGCGTAGCGCTCCGCCTTGCGGGCGAACCCGGCCGCCCATTCGTCCATTCGCCGGATTGCGTCGTCGGGGTCCCTGATCAGGTCGCCCAGCCCACCCGCGCTGGTCATGCTTTTCGTTCTCCTCGAATCCCGTCGCCCGCGCCGCTGCGGGCGGGTCCAGTCCTCGCCGCGACCGGCACCGTCGTTCCTCCGACGGTACCCGCCCGCCGCCGCGCCGCGAGGGCGGCTCCTCGCTACGTCTCGTCGGCCCGTTCCTTCGGGCGCAAGGGCTCCGCGCTGTCGTACCGGGCTTCCGCGGGCACGGCGTCCCGGCCGGACGGCAGGTTCTGCCCGGCCGGAGTCCGCACGCCGCCGACCCGGAACCGGTCCTTCAGTTCCGCGCCGCTTTCCGCGCTGAGCGGACCTTCGGTCGCCACCTTCCTGAACGGCTTCGACTGGCCCTCGTCGCCCTCCTGGTAGGACTTCGCGGCGGTCCGCACGTTGTCCGCGGTCGCCTGGACGCCCTCGATCGCCCCGCCGATCGCTTCCTTCGCTTTCTCCCCGGTCGGGTTGATGATCGGCGGGAGGAACGCGCACAGCAGCCCGTACGCGTCGTCGGACATGGCGTAGTCGGCCGCCTGCACCGCGGTGTTCAGGCGGTCCACCAGGCCGTCCAGGTGGCTCGCGTGCGCCACGAGGTCGTCGGGTTCTACGCGGAACCCCTGCGCGCTTCCGCTCATCGCCGCCTCACTTCCAGTCCTTGTTCTTCCAGTCGCCGATCACCGGCGGGGCGACGACCTCGTCCGGCGCGAAGAACGACGGATCGTCCGCCTCGACGAAGCTCGCGACCTTGTGTTCCTTGTCCTCCGGGCCCTTGCCGCCCTTGCCGCCGCCCATGGCTCCCATGCCGGGAGCGCCCGCGGCCCCCTTCGCGCCGCCCGCGCCCGACCCGCCGCGTCCGGCCACGCCTTCCTCGGCCGGGCCGGAGCCGCCCGCGCCGCTGAACGCGCCGCCGGAGCCCGGGCCGCCCTTGGCGCCGCCGAGGCCGCCCGCACCGCCGCCGCCGAGCCTGCTGCTGATGCTCTCGCCGTTGACGCCGCCGAGCTTGCCGATGCCGCCGAGCTTCTCCCCGCTCGGCCCGGTGCCGCCGCCCGGGAACAGCGGCTTGCCGTCCGGGCCGATCTTGCCGGGGGTGAACGGTTTCGGCTCGAACGGCTTGATCCCGCCGGGGCCCTCGGGGATCGAGGGCTTGAACGGCTGCGGCTTGTACGGGTTCGGCTTGTACGGGTCGCCGTCCCTGCCGGTGGGGATGTTCGGGATGGGCGGCGGGGTGAAGTTCGGACCGCCGCCGCCGGGATTGCCGCCGCCGGGGATCGGCGGGATGTTCGGCGGGGTGAAGTTCGTGCCGCCGGGATTGCCGCCGCCCGGAATGGGCGGGAGGTTCGGCGGGGTGAAGCCCTGTGCCCTCGTCGAGCCCGGGTCGTTCGGCCCCGGAACGGTCGGGAACGAACCGCCGGGACCGCCGCCGCCCGGACCGCCGCCGGGGCCGCCCTCCGGGATCTTCAGCGACGCCGGGTCGAACTTGCGGTCGGGGTGCTGCCCGCCGGGACCGCCGGGGACGCTGCCCGGTCCGCCGCTGCCGCCCGGTCCGTAGGGCTTTCCGTCCGGTCCGATCGGCCGTCCGTCGGGACCGATCGGCTGCCCGTCCGGGCCCACGGTCGTCCCCGGCGGGCCGATCGGCTTGCCGTCGGGGCCGAGCGGACGCCCGTCCGGCCCGACGAGCTGGCCGTTCGGGCCGACCGTGGTCCCGGGCGGCCCGATCGGCTTGCCGTCCGGACCGAGCGGGCGGCCGTCGGGGCCGGCTTGCCCCCCTCCCGGCGCGCCCGCGCCGCCGCCCGTCGGCGTGCCTTTGACCGCCGCCGAGTACTCGGCCGTGGGCAGCTTCGGCGGCTCGGCGAACCGCGGCGTCGCCACCGCGCCGCCGATCGTCTGGTCGTACCGCGTCATGATCTGCGCGGCCTGCTCCCGGGCGGCCTGCTGGTCGTTGTAGGTCTTCATCGCCGAGGAGTAGGCCAGGACGTACGCGGCCGGGTCCTTGATCGTCATCAGGACCTTGTTCGCGTCCTGCGCCGAGAATTTCACCGGCGGGTTGGCCTGCATCGCCTTCTGCGTCTCGTTGAGCGCCTGCGAGTGGACCTCCTGCTGGCGCCCGGTCAGCGTCGCGCCCTGCGCGGTGGCGCCGAGCCACTTGCCGACGTTCGCGAGGTGCACGCGCGCCGCGTCGCCGCCGGCGCCCTTCCAGTCCGAGGTGCTCGCGTTGATCGCGTCGCCGAGGTTCTTCTGGTGCGTCGCCAGCTCGTTGCCGATGCGCACCCACTCCTCCGACGACTCGGCCACCGCGGCCGGGTCCGCCTCCGAGGTGATCGCGTCGACCATCTGCTCGTGCGTCGCATTCTTCCAGTCGGTGTGCGGGACCGCTCCCGGGTCGCGCATCTCCAGGTCGTTGCCCAGGTGCTTCTTCGACTCTTCGAGATTCCGCTCGTACATCTTCTGGATCAGCTGGTCGCGCAGCTTGCCCTGGACGTTCGGGAAGAGCCAGCCGTTGAACATGGCGTCGATCTTCGCCGTCGCGTCCTCGCGCAGCTGGTCGCCCGAGGCCACGTCGTCCGGGCGCACCGGCCCGATGTAGTACTTCGACGACGGGTCCAGCGTCGGGTTGTACAGGTCCTTGTTGGACGGGTCGTAGTCCGTCGAGCTCGGGTCGGAGACGGACTCGGCGGTCGGCTGCTTCTTCTCGGCCACTGGTCTCCCCTTCAGCCCTGTTCGCCCGCGGTGCGGTGGATCCGCTCGAAGGTCTCGGCGGAACTGTGCTCGCGCTCCTTGTAGTTCTTCTTCGCGAGCTTGATCGCCTCGACGTAGGTCGGGAACTCGTCGCGGGCCGCCTGCAACTGGGTGAGCAGGCCCTGCGCGTCGCGCGCGGTCTCGGCCATGTGCTTGCTGACGAACTGCCCGGCCGGGCTCTTCGACATCGCCGGGGCCACGCCGACCTTCTCCAGCGCGTTCCAGCGCGCCTGCAGGGCGTCGACCACGCCTTCGAGCGCGGCGATCATCTTGTCGCCGGTGCTGTCGTCCACCGCGAACGATCCCCGCTCGGCCAGCGTCTTCAGCTGGCGCGCGGGCAGCAGGGCTCTCGTGGCCTGCACCGGGGCCATCCTGTCCTGCATCGCCGTCGCTGCGTCGTCGGTCATCGGGACCTCGTTCTCCTCGTGAACTGTCGCCGTTGCGGGGAAAGGGATGATCAGTAGACCTCGGAG
The nucleotide sequence above comes from Amycolatopsis sp. AA4. Encoded proteins:
- a CDS encoding MmcQ/YjbR family DNA-binding protein, with product MPSKDFERIIRKLRDVERGSGRDYTSFSVHGKRFGYHWPRTDTVGLKQTIAEQQALVAERPDVFEEQFTSGGFGWVVVRLSGIEADELAELVYEAWRLSAPEDLAAEVPLPQL
- a CDS encoding WXG100 family type VII secretion target, whose translation is MAEKKQPTAESVSDPSSTDYDPSNKDLYNPTLDPSSKYYIGPVRPDDVASGDQLREDATAKIDAMFNGWLFPNVQGKLRDQLIQKMYERNLEESKKHLGNDLEMRDPGAVPHTDWKNATHEQMVDAITSEADPAAVAESSEEWVRIGNELATHQKNLGDAINASTSDWKGAGGDAARVHLANVGKWLGATAQGATLTGRQQEVHSQALNETQKAMQANPPVKFSAQDANKVLMTIKDPAAYVLAYSSAMKTYNDQQAAREQAAQIMTRYDQTIGGAVATPRFAEPPKLPTAEYSAAVKGTPTGGGAGAPGGGQAGPDGRPLGPDGKPIGPPGTTVGPNGQLVGPDGRPLGPDGKPIGPPGTTVGPDGQPIGPDGRPIGPDGKPYGPGGSGGPGSVPGGPGGQHPDRKFDPASLKIPEGGPGGGPGGGGPGGSFPTVPGPNDPGSTRAQGFTPPNLPPIPGGGNPGGTNFTPPNIPPIPGGGNPGGGGPNFTPPPIPNIPTGRDGDPYKPNPYKPQPFKPSIPEGPGGIKPFEPKPFTPGKIGPDGKPLFPGGGTGPSGEKLGGIGKLGGVNGESISSRLGGGGAGGLGGAKGGPGSGGAFSGAGGSGPAEEGVAGRGGSGAGGAKGAAGAPGMGAMGGGKGGKGPEDKEHKVASFVEADDPSFFAPDEVVAPPVIGDWKNKDWK
- a CDS encoding YbaB/EbfC family nucleoid-associated protein yields the protein MTSAGGLGDLIRDPDDAIRRMDEWAAGFARKAERYAAAQQETERLRLTATSPDGTVKVTVGADGVVSDLVFSSRTRTVPPEELSRMVLETMRKAQSGITDRVAEVMGRSLGDEDPDTRAVMLDSLRTRFPDPDPDPAEQQDSAEETPEPPASPPPASGAPRPPAPGGPASPPQGRRPGGIDPDEQDNNPW